In the genome of Xanthobacteraceae bacterium, one region contains:
- the fdnG gene encoding formate dehydrogenase-N subunit alpha, giving the protein MNMELSRRQFLRVGGAGIAGTTLGALGFGEAEVAHAASIRPYKLAMTKEVRSSCPYCAVCCGMVVFSAKNEKTNKMEVTHIEGDADHPVNRGTLCPKGAGAIDYIRSKTRVKEPMYRKPGGDKFEPVTWEFAMERIAKLMKEDRDANFIEKNKDGVTVNRWPTMAFLSGSSCTNETGWVTWKVTRSLGLLQVENQARIUHGPTVSSLGPTFGRGAMTNSWTDIKNADVVWIMGGNAAEAHPCGFKWVTEAKAERGAKLMVVDPRFNRSAAMADHYSPIRSGTDIAFLSGVINYLLTNDKIQHEYVKNYTNISFIVKEGFGFNEGLFTGYNESTRSYARDTWQYEMGPDGFVVKDETLSHPRCVYQIMKKHFSIYTPELVERISGSPKEKFLKVAEWAASTSTRDRSMTIMYALGWTQHSHGAQNIRCAAMIQLLLGNIGVPGGGINALRGHSNVQGITDIGTLTASLPGYLAMPVDSEPTLESHLTKRQFKPIQANQTSYWQNYRKFYVSFLKSMYGDKATKENEFGYQYLPKLDVAYDVLRMFDVMHQGRTTGLLCQGFNPMMSVSNSRKVVAALSRLKFLVSMDPIETDTARFWENHGEYNNVDTASIKTEVFMLPVTSFVEEEGSFTNSSRAVMWKWAAADPVGQSRKDIEILADLYLRIRKMYEKDGGKGIEPLMAASWNYKDPHDPSADELAKELNGKALVDLKDAEGKVVRAAGQQLATFGEMRDDGTTDGVQWIYTGFYGPNGNWAMRRDNADPSGMNVYGNWGFSWPANRRILYNRASADVQGNPWSDAKKYVFWDGKRWTGADVPDFVPTNAPSNGTGPFIMNAEGVSRLFAAPMNEGPLPVHYEPFESPVENVLWPKIKGNPVARVFKNDLEVFGNPKDFPIVATTYRLVEHFHFWTKNVHMNAVAQPEFFVEMSEELAAEKGIKKGQMVRIWSNRGEVKGKAVVTKRLKPFKIDGKTVHQVGLPLNFGFVGETKKASPINSLTPYVGDANSQTPEFKAFLVNIEPISGPSA; this is encoded by the coding sequence ATGAACATGGAGCTGTCTAGGCGACAGTTCTTGCGTGTCGGCGGCGCCGGCATCGCTGGAACTACGCTTGGCGCGCTCGGGTTTGGCGAGGCGGAAGTCGCGCACGCGGCTTCGATCCGTCCTTACAAACTCGCGATGACCAAGGAAGTGCGGAGCAGCTGCCCGTACTGCGCAGTGTGCTGCGGCATGGTCGTTTTCTCGGCGAAGAACGAGAAGACCAACAAGATGGAAGTCACCCACATTGAGGGTGATGCCGACCATCCGGTCAATCGCGGCACGCTGTGCCCGAAAGGCGCCGGCGCCATCGACTACATCCGCTCGAAGACGCGCGTAAAAGAGCCGATGTATCGCAAGCCGGGCGGCGACAAGTTCGAGCCGGTCACCTGGGAATTCGCGATGGAGCGTATCGCGAAGCTCATGAAGGAAGACCGCGACGCGAACTTCATCGAAAAGAACAAGGACGGTGTGACCGTCAATCGCTGGCCGACGATGGCTTTCCTCTCGGGAAGCTCGTGCACCAACGAGACGGGATGGGTGACATGGAAAGTCACTCGCTCGCTCGGGCTGCTACAGGTCGAGAACCAAGCAAGGATATGACACGGACCGACGGTGTCCAGTTTGGGCCCAACATTCGGTCGCGGTGCAATGACGAACTCCTGGACGGACATCAAGAACGCTGATGTCGTCTGGATCATGGGTGGTAACGCTGCGGAAGCGCACCCTTGTGGATTCAAGTGGGTCACCGAGGCGAAAGCCGAACGTGGCGCAAAACTCATGGTCGTCGATCCGCGGTTCAACCGCTCGGCCGCCATGGCGGATCATTATTCGCCGATCCGTTCCGGTACTGACATTGCCTTCCTGTCTGGCGTCATCAACTACCTGCTGACGAACGACAAGATTCAGCACGAGTACGTCAAGAACTACACGAACATTTCCTTCATCGTGAAGGAGGGGTTCGGCTTCAATGAAGGTCTCTTCACGGGCTACAACGAGTCGACGCGCAGCTATGCCCGCGACACGTGGCAGTACGAGATGGGGCCTGATGGCTTCGTCGTGAAGGACGAGACGCTGTCGCATCCGCGCTGCGTGTATCAGATCATGAAGAAGCACTTCTCGATCTATACGCCGGAGCTGGTCGAGCGCATTTCCGGTTCGCCGAAGGAGAAATTCCTGAAGGTGGCCGAATGGGCGGCTTCGACCTCGACGCGTGATCGTTCGATGACGATCATGTACGCGCTTGGCTGGACCCAGCACTCGCACGGTGCACAGAACATCCGTTGCGCGGCGATGATCCAGCTTCTGCTCGGCAACATCGGCGTGCCCGGCGGCGGCATCAACGCGCTGCGCGGTCACTCGAACGTGCAGGGCATTACGGACATCGGAACGCTGACGGCGTCGTTGCCGGGTTATCTGGCAATGCCGGTCGATAGCGAGCCGACGCTCGAATCGCATCTGACCAAACGTCAGTTCAAGCCGATTCAGGCGAACCAGACGAGCTACTGGCAGAACTATCGCAAGTTCTACGTCAGCTTCCTGAAGAGCATGTACGGCGACAAGGCGACCAAGGAAAACGAGTTCGGCTATCAATATCTGCCGAAGCTCGACGTCGCTTACGATGTGCTGCGCATGTTCGACGTGATGCATCAGGGCAGGACCACCGGTCTGCTCTGCCAAGGCTTCAATCCGATGATGTCGGTTTCGAATTCCCGCAAGGTCGTTGCGGCGCTTTCGAGACTGAAGTTCCTGGTCAGCATGGATCCCATCGAAACGGACACTGCCCGGTTCTGGGAAAATCATGGCGAGTACAACAACGTCGATACCGCCAGCATCAAGACCGAAGTGTTCATGCTTCCGGTGACTTCCTTCGTCGAGGAAGAAGGCAGCTTCACCAACTCCAGCCGTGCGGTGATGTGGAAGTGGGCCGCGGCCGATCCTGTCGGTCAGTCCCGCAAGGACATCGAAATCCTCGCCGACCTCTATCTCCGTATTCGCAAGATGTACGAGAAGGACGGTGGCAAAGGTATCGAGCCGCTCATGGCCGCGAGCTGGAACTACAAGGATCCGCATGATCCGTCGGCTGACGAACTTGCCAAGGAGCTTAACGGCAAGGCGCTCGTCGATCTCAAGGACGCGGAAGGCAAGGTTGTCCGCGCCGCCGGCCAGCAGCTCGCCACTTTCGGCGAAATGCGGGACGACGGTACGACCGATGGCGTCCAGTGGATTTACACTGGCTTCTACGGTCCGAATGGCAACTGGGCTATGCGCCGCGACAACGCCGATCCTTCGGGCATGAACGTATACGGCAACTGGGGCTTCTCCTGGCCGGCCAACCGCCGCATTCTCTACAATCGTGCGTCGGCTGACGTTCAGGGCAATCCCTGGAGCGATGCGAAGAAGTACGTCTTCTGGGACGGCAAGCGCTGGACTGGTGCGGACGTGCCTGACTTCGTGCCGACCAATGCCCCGTCGAATGGAACTGGTCCCTTCATCATGAACGCGGAGGGCGTGTCTCGCCTGTTCGCGGCTCCCATGAACGAAGGCCCGCTGCCGGTTCACTACGAGCCGTTTGAATCTCCGGTCGAGAACGTGTTGTGGCCGAAGATCAAGGGCAATCCGGTGGCGCGTGTGTTCAAGAACGACCTGGAAGTGTTCGGTAATCCGAAAGACTTCCCGATCGTCGCGACCACGTATCGTCTCGTCGAGCACTTCCACTTCTGGACCAAAAACGTCCACATGAACGCGGTCGCTCAGCCGGAGTTCTTCGTGGAAATGTCCGAAGAGCTTGCTGCGGAGAAGGGGATCAAGAAGGGCCAGATGGTCCGTATCTGGTCCAACCGCGGCGAAGTGAAGGGCAAGGCAGTCGTCACCAAGCGGCTGAAGCCGTTCAAGATCGATGGCAAAACCGTCCACCAGGTCGGCCTGCCGTTGAACTTCGGCTTCGTCGGCGAAACCAAGAAAGCCTCGCCGATCAACTCGCTGACTCCTTATGTCGGCGACGCAAACTCGCAGACGCCTGAATTCAAGGCGTTCCTTGTCAACATCGAGCCCATTTCCGGGCCGTCGGCATAA
- the fdxH gene encoding formate dehydrogenase subunit beta yields the protein MYPVIPNPIAKPVDAKFGEKDLIKRSATNITPAATRQTEVAKLIDVSKCIGCKACQVACLEWNNLTEEVGVNVGVYDNPHDLTPNTWTLMRYTEYENPESGNLEWLIRKDGCMHCEDPGCLKACPAPGAIVQYSNGIVDFVKANCIGCGYCIKGCPFNIPRISKVDNKAYKCTLCSDRVAVGQGPACQKACPTQAIVFGTKDEMKKWAEKRITDLKSRGFKNAGLYDPPGVQGTHVMYVLQHADKPSIYAGLADNPRISPIVELWKGGTKYAGLALIGLTAAFGFIHHLVAGANRVTEHDEQEAKRLAGK from the coding sequence ATGTATCCCGTAATTCCGAACCCGATTGCCAAGCCGGTTGACGCGAAGTTTGGCGAGAAAGACCTGATCAAGCGTTCGGCGACGAACATCACGCCTGCCGCGACCCGGCAGACGGAAGTCGCCAAGCTGATCGACGTCTCGAAGTGCATCGGTTGCAAGGCATGTCAGGTGGCGTGCCTTGAGTGGAACAACTTGACCGAAGAGGTCGGTGTCAACGTGGGTGTTTACGACAACCCGCACGATCTGACGCCGAACACTTGGACGTTGATGCGTTACACCGAATATGAGAATCCGGAATCCGGCAATCTTGAGTGGCTGATCCGCAAGGACGGCTGCATGCATTGCGAGGATCCGGGCTGTCTCAAGGCGTGTCCGGCTCCGGGCGCGATCGTGCAGTACTCCAACGGAATCGTCGATTTCGTGAAAGCGAACTGCATCGGCTGCGGTTATTGCATCAAGGGATGCCCGTTCAACATCCCGCGCATTTCCAAGGTCGATAACAAGGCCTACAAGTGCACGCTCTGCTCCGACCGTGTCGCGGTCGGCCAGGGACCGGCTTGCCAAAAGGCTTGCCCGACCCAGGCCATCGTCTTCGGCACCAAGGACGAGATGAAGAAGTGGGCCGAGAAGCGCATCACGGATCTCAAGTCGCGCGGCTTCAAGAATGCCGGCCTCTACGATCCGCCGGGAGTGCAGGGTACGCACGTCATGTACGTGCTCCAGCACGCCGACAAGCCCAGCATCTACGCCGGTCTTGCCGACAATCCGCGTATCTCTCCGATCGTCGAACTGTGGAAGGGCGGCACCAAATATGCCGGTCTTGCGCTGATCGGCCTGACAGCCGCGTTCGGTTTCATCCACCATCTGGTGGCGGGAGCGAACCGTGTCACCGAACACGACGAGCAGGAAGCCAAGCGTCTGGCAGGGAAGTGA
- a CDS encoding formate dehydrogenase subunit gamma produces the protein MTASTEVAPGDAVHRGEQVVVDRYSTGARINHWITAASLVLLAISGLALFHPSLFWMTAFFGGGPNTRAIHPWIGVVLFFGFLGLFIRFWKLNLWEHTDNVWLKKIKDVVMSNEENLPEVGKYNAGQKMVFWSMSILIILLITSGIVIWEQYFGHYFSIEQRRLAVLVHAVAAVAAICVWIVHVYAAIWVRGTISAMTRGRVTGGWAWRHHRKWLRELVSGK, from the coding sequence ATGACAGCTTCAACAGAGGTCGCACCGGGAGATGCCGTCCACCGCGGTGAGCAGGTCGTCGTAGACCGCTACTCCACGGGCGCGCGCATCAACCACTGGATTACGGCGGCGAGCCTCGTGCTCCTCGCCATTTCCGGGCTCGCGCTGTTCCATCCGTCGCTGTTCTGGATGACCGCCTTTTTCGGCGGTGGTCCGAACACGCGGGCAATTCATCCGTGGATCGGCGTCGTGCTGTTCTTCGGGTTTCTTGGCCTGTTCATCCGCTTCTGGAAACTCAATCTCTGGGAGCACACCGACAACGTCTGGCTGAAGAAGATCAAAGACGTTGTGATGAGCAACGAGGAGAATCTGCCCGAGGTCGGAAAGTACAATGCCGGTCAGAAGATGGTGTTCTGGTCGATGTCGATCTTGATCATTCTTCTGATCACGAGCGGCATCGTTATCTGGGAACAATACTTCGGCCATTACTTCTCGATCGAGCAGCGCCGTTTGGCGGTGCTCGTGCATGCGGTCGCGGCTGTCGCTGCGATTTGCGTCTGGATTGTCCATGTCTATGCGGCGATCTGGGTACGGGGCACGATCAGCGCCATGACCCGCGGGCGGGTCACGGGTGGCTGGGCGTGGCGGCATCATCGGAAGTGGTTACGAGAACTCGTATCCGGCAAGTAA
- the fdhE gene encoding formate dehydrogenase accessory protein FdhE yields MSANIEPDPSIIGNIAKPPFVKLPDPARIFADRAARFRALASGHQLESYLKLLAGIAQAQSDIQQGLPEAILPEASVLTRAQEHKMPPLDRNAFNPDGVFDETFDRLLAQAELLEMPAEAKAALDRVKTAERAARDMMIHNVLADSIPFEALADHVFVSAALQVHFVRLAARLDDKTLVEIGNGVCPSCGGAPASTMIVGWAGADGTRFCSCSLCGTLWNYIRVQCTLCGSNKRMQYQEIEGYEGQIKAEICEECRGYVKMLYQQKNRDLEPIADDVASLGLDLLVRELGFRRGGVNPFLIGY; encoded by the coding sequence ATGTCAGCGAATATCGAACCCGATCCTTCAATCATCGGGAATATCGCAAAGCCTCCTTTTGTGAAGCTGCCTGATCCTGCGAGAATTTTCGCGGATCGCGCTGCGCGCTTCCGTGCGCTCGCATCGGGACATCAGCTTGAATCCTATTTGAAGTTGCTTGCCGGTATCGCGCAGGCGCAATCCGACATTCAGCAGGGTTTGCCTGAGGCGATCTTGCCGGAAGCGTCGGTTCTGACGCGCGCGCAAGAACACAAGATGCCGCCGCTCGACCGCAATGCGTTCAATCCGGACGGCGTCTTTGACGAGACCTTTGATCGTCTTTTGGCGCAGGCCGAGCTGCTTGAGATGCCAGCCGAAGCGAAAGCTGCGCTGGATCGCGTCAAAACGGCCGAACGCGCAGCGCGTGACATGATGATTCATAACGTGCTCGCCGACTCGATTCCCTTCGAGGCGTTGGCAGATCATGTCTTCGTCTCCGCGGCGCTTCAGGTGCATTTCGTTCGTCTGGCGGCGCGGCTGGACGACAAAACGCTCGTTGAAATCGGAAACGGCGTTTGTCCGTCCTGCGGCGGCGCGCCGGCCAGCACCATGATCGTTGGCTGGGCGGGAGCCGATGGCACGCGCTTCTGTTCGTGCTCTCTGTGCGGAACGCTCTGGAACTACATCCGCGTGCAATGCACGTTGTGCGGCTCCAACAAGCGGATGCAGTATCAGGAGATCGAAGGCTACGAAGGGCAGATCAAGGCGGAAATCTGCGAAGAGTGCCGTGGCTACGTCAAGATGCTCTACCAGCAGAAGAACCGCGACCTAGAACCGATCGCGGATGATGTGGCGAGCCTAGGTCTCGATTTGCTGGTCAGGGAGCTGGGCTTCCGGAGGGGTGGCGTAAATCCCTTCCTGATCGGCTATTGA
- the selA gene encoding L-seryl-tRNA(Sec) selenium transferase — protein MSRDAGPLRNIPSVDEVLKTAIAVSAVERFGRQSVVKAVRVTIGEARKKMRGNGVHPVEASNIASAASNLLEQEAQPKVRPVFNLSGTVLHTNLGRAQLAEAAIEAATVAMRETIALEFDIGEGKRGERDTLVRDLLCELTGAEDATVVNNNAAAVLLVLNSLAKGKEAIVSRGELIEIGGAFRMPEIMSRAGAKLVEVGTTNRTHEKDYAGAIGAKTGLVLKVHTSNYRIEGFTKEVEADKLAIITRKHKVPLVNDLGSGTLIDLSQFGMSHEPTVAEAVKEGADLVTFSGDKLLGGPQAGFIVGTKELIAKINKNPMKRALRMDKIRLAALEATLRLYRDPDKLAALLPTVRMISRKKRDIEAAAKRLLPVFAQAVGDAFEVAVTACASQIGSGALPQETIESAGIAIRAKVKSGGAIADLSNAFRALPIPVVGHIEDRALIFDLRCLMREDSFAANLASLRVKGSN, from the coding sequence GTGTCCAGGGATGCAGGGCCGCTTCGAAATATCCCCTCGGTCGATGAAGTCCTGAAGACTGCCATCGCCGTTTCCGCCGTGGAGCGCTTCGGTCGACAGTCGGTGGTAAAGGCCGTGCGCGTCACGATCGGCGAAGCGCGGAAGAAAATGCGCGGCAATGGTGTTCACCCGGTCGAAGCGAGCAACATCGCTTCCGCCGCATCGAACCTTCTGGAACAGGAAGCGCAGCCGAAAGTTCGCCCCGTATTCAATCTCTCGGGGACGGTATTGCATACCAATCTTGGACGCGCGCAATTGGCGGAAGCGGCAATCGAAGCCGCAACTGTTGCCATGCGCGAAACCATCGCGCTCGAATTCGATATCGGAGAAGGCAAACGCGGCGAGCGGGATACGCTGGTTCGCGATCTCCTCTGCGAGTTGACCGGCGCAGAAGATGCGACAGTCGTAAATAATAACGCGGCTGCCGTACTGCTGGTTTTGAATTCTCTCGCAAAAGGCAAGGAAGCCATCGTTTCGCGCGGTGAATTGATCGAAATTGGCGGCGCGTTTCGTATGCCGGAAATCATGTCGCGCGCAGGCGCGAAGCTGGTTGAGGTGGGTACTACAAACCGCACCCATGAAAAGGACTACGCCGGCGCCATCGGGGCAAAGACAGGCCTCGTTCTGAAGGTGCATACCTCGAACTATCGGATCGAGGGTTTCACCAAAGAGGTGGAGGCGGACAAGCTCGCGATCATTACCCGCAAGCACAAGGTTCCGCTGGTCAACGATCTCGGCTCCGGCACGCTGATCGATCTTTCGCAATTCGGCATGTCGCATGAACCGACTGTTGCCGAGGCCGTGAAGGAAGGCGCCGATCTTGTCACTTTCTCCGGCGACAAATTGCTCGGCGGCCCGCAGGCCGGTTTCATCGTCGGAACGAAAGAACTGATCGCAAAGATCAACAAGAACCCGATGAAACGCGCACTGCGCATGGATAAAATCCGTCTCGCTGCACTCGAAGCAACGCTTCGGCTTTATCGCGACCCGGATAAACTTGCGGCCTTGCTCCCAACCGTGCGCATGATTTCCCGCAAGAAGCGCGATATCGAAGCCGCCGCGAAGCGCTTGCTTCCTGTCTTCGCCCAAGCGGTTGGAGATGCCTTCGAAGTCGCGGTCACCGCTTGCGCCAGCCAGATCGGTTCCGGGGCGTTGCCGCAGGAGACGATCGAAAGCGCCGGAATTGCCATCCGTGCGAAGGTGAAAAGTGGCGGCGCGATCGCGGACCTGTCGAATGCATTCCGCGCGTTGCCTATTCCCGTGGTCGGGCATATCGAAGACCGGGCGCTGATCTTCGACCTGCGCTGCCTAATGCGTGAGGATTCATTCGCAGCCAACCTCGCTTCGCTTCGCGTGAAGGGAAGCAACTGA
- a CDS encoding sel1 repeat family protein yields the protein MALFSRKQRAEDAVSNAAEQMAAAFEASQRGDYETALAIWGPLAHQGVGRAQNNVGACFSEGLGVERDLALAIKWLTLSAEGGDAVGQRNLAAAYFKGEGVEENAVRAAELYQLSATQGDAAAQDMLSWMLLEGEIIPPDYAESKRLAEAAASQGNVPSMTRLGMIYHNALGVERSAQEAVRWWDKAAARGDADAQAMLGAAYHLGAGVPRDPVSALMWLLRGQYGGSQLATPFIDPVRAAMDDADRERAKKLAEMPLPEPVA from the coding sequence ATGGCGTTGTTCTCCCGGAAACAAAGGGCGGAAGACGCGGTCTCGAACGCCGCGGAGCAGATGGCTGCCGCCTTCGAGGCGTCGCAACGCGGTGATTACGAAACCGCGCTAGCGATCTGGGGACCGCTGGCGCATCAGGGCGTTGGCCGCGCGCAGAACAATGTGGGCGCGTGTTTCTCCGAGGGCCTCGGCGTGGAACGCGATCTGGCCCTTGCGATCAAGTGGCTGACGCTTTCCGCCGAAGGTGGCGACGCGGTGGGGCAACGCAATCTGGCGGCGGCTTATTTCAAGGGCGAAGGCGTCGAAGAAAACGCCGTTCGCGCCGCCGAACTGTATCAGCTCTCCGCGACACAGGGCGACGCAGCCGCACAGGACATGCTGTCGTGGATGTTGCTGGAAGGCGAGATCATCCCGCCCGACTACGCGGAGTCAAAACGTCTCGCGGAGGCGGCGGCCTCTCAGGGCAACGTACCTTCGATGACCCGCCTCGGCATGATCTATCACAACGCGCTTGGCGTGGAACGCAGTGCGCAGGAGGCTGTGCGCTGGTGGGACAAGGCTGCCGCGCGTGGTGACGCCGATGCGCAGGCGATGCTCGGCGCAGCTTATCATCTCGGCGCAGGCGTCCCGCGCGATCCTGTTTCCGCGTTGATGTGGCTGCTGCGGGGTCAATATGGCGGGAGCCAGCTTGCGACTCCGTTCATCGATCCGGTCCGTGCTGCGATGGACGATGCGGACAGGGAGCGTGCGAAGAAGCTCGCAGAAATGCCGCTGCCGGAGCCGGTCGCATGA